One Armatimonadota bacterium genomic window carries:
- a CDS encoding insulinase family protein — protein MSNLKKITLSNGVRILVEPVPYVRSAAIGLWCKTGSRHELDSEAGITHLIEHMLFKGTDRRTAKQIAESIEGRGGVLNAFTDKESTCYYCRVLSDDVANGIDVLTDMMLHSKFDPKDLETEEGVVCEEIKRSEDEPSDHVHELHLSYRWGDHQLGKPIIGTEESVQSFRRDHILSYMDRQYRAENVLLSVAGNVDVDEIKKVAEQVLGKLPSGFADQQPARPSGIASMNEVAKDTQQVHFCIGTDGISIYDEQLIPVMSILDSALGGSMSSRLFQEVREKRGLVYSIGSYTLTYGSGGAYTVYGGTSEDNWEEVKQIVRTEFDKVMSDGLEAEELERVKRSLAGNLVLALEGMSSRMMRMSRSELNYQREITVEESLERLNKVTNDQVRELANRILSPDLVSTTAIGPF, from the coding sequence ATGAGCAATCTTAAGAAAATCACCCTTTCCAACGGGGTCCGGATTCTGGTAGAGCCGGTTCCCTACGTTCGCAGCGCGGCCATCGGGCTCTGGTGCAAAACGGGCAGTCGCCACGAACTTGATAGCGAGGCGGGAATCACCCACCTAATCGAGCACATGCTGTTCAAAGGCACCGATCGCCGGACGGCTAAGCAGATTGCGGAGTCGATCGAGGGCCGGGGCGGGGTTCTTAACGCATTTACGGATAAAGAATCGACCTGCTACTACTGCCGCGTACTCTCGGACGATGTTGCAAACGGCATCGACGTCCTGACTGACATGATGCTCCACTCCAAGTTCGACCCCAAGGACCTGGAAACGGAGGAAGGCGTTGTCTGCGAAGAGATCAAGCGGAGCGAGGACGAGCCTTCCGACCACGTGCACGAACTGCACCTGAGCTACCGATGGGGCGACCACCAGCTTGGCAAGCCGATCATCGGCACCGAAGAGTCGGTCCAGTCGTTCCGGCGCGATCACATCCTCAGCTATATGGACCGCCAATACCGGGCCGAGAACGTGCTTCTCTCGGTGGCTGGCAATGTCGACGTTGATGAAATCAAGAAGGTAGCAGAACAGGTTTTGGGCAAACTGCCGTCGGGCTTTGCCGACCAACAGCCAGCAAGGCCGAGTGGAATAGCCAGTATGAACGAGGTCGCAAAGGACACTCAGCAAGTTCATTTCTGCATCGGCACGGACGGAATTTCGATTTACGATGAGCAGTTGATCCCAGTCATGAGCATCCTCGATTCCGCCCTGGGCGGAAGCATGTCCAGCCGATTGTTCCAAGAAGTCCGCGAGAAGCGGGGCCTGGTCTACAGCATCGGCAGCTACACCCTGACCTACGGGTCGGGCGGCGCGTATACGGTGTACGGCGGTACGAGCGAGGATAATTGGGAGGAGGTCAAGCAGATCGTGAGGACCGAGTTCGATAAGGTTATGAGTGATGGCTTGGAGGCCGAGGAACTGGAGCGCGTCAAGCGAAGCCTCGCCGGAAACCTGGTGCTCGCGCTGGAAGGCATGAGCAGTCGAATGATGCGGATGAGCCGAAGCGAACTGAATTATCAGCGCGAGATCACAGTCGAAGAGTCGCTGGAGCGCCTGAACAAGGTGACCAACGATCAGGTGCGCGAACTCGCCAACCGGATTCTTTCGCCAGACCTCGTCAGCACCACGGCGATCGGACCTTTCTAG
- a CDS encoding response regulator — protein sequence MPKKILVCDDERHIVRLIQVNLERNGYTVVTAFDGKEGLEKVKAEKPDMCVLDVMMPYMDGFEVLKSLRREPETEALPVIMLTAKAQDKDVFEGYHYGADMYLTKPFNPMELVSFVKRILDGNDGTDGGKSKRIEL from the coding sequence ATGCCAAAGAAGATTCTGGTCTGCGACGATGAGCGCCATATTGTCAGATTAATTCAAGTCAACCTTGAGCGAAACGGCTACACAGTCGTCACCGCGTTCGATGGAAAAGAAGGCTTGGAGAAGGTCAAGGCCGAGAAGCCTGACATGTGCGTTCTCGACGTTATGATGCCTTACATGGATGGTTTCGAAGTTTTGAAGTCTCTGCGCCGAGAGCCAGAGACGGAAGCGCTCCCGGTCATCATGTTGACCGCGAAGGCACAGGACAAAGACGTTTTCGAAGGCTACCACTATGGTGCGGATATGTACCTCACCAAGCCGTTCAACCCGATGGAGCTCGTTTCGTTCGTGAAGCGAATTCTCGACGGCAACGATGGTACCGACGGTGGCAAGAGCAAGCGAATCGAACTCTAA
- a CDS encoding alpha-glycosidase: MTTLGVLLLAQALGTVRHHFVLVSDKPAKSVSLAGTFNSWNKDATPMKAEADGRTWSVDLDLKYGRYYYKFVRDGEEWLTDPKAAKNEDDGNGNINSLLMIVPPDFSNPAKRGDGMIASSALATSASLPYFNVDGETASVLLRTRLGDIKTVTAEINNKRIATTIDHADDVYEYHRADFPWNRKKDLSISFVCNDGKANEVFPSKPIRVVAKTYRPFEVPVWVEGSVIYQIFPDRFENGDRSNDPKDVMPWDAKPTWYNRFGGDVAGVEKRMGYLKDLGITAIYFNPIFKSPSNHRYEADDYMVVDPQFGTNAEFKKLTSDLKRNGISTILDFAFNHTSPGTKMFQDLVKNGANSPYKNWYFPKSFPIKVGENPNYEAWYGFPSMPKLNTVNPATRDYLLSVCKYWIQDVGIRGMRLDVANEVDMNFWRVMRPYVKSLNPTEWIVGEIWGDGNPWLQGDQFDSVMNYQFRDAAIRFVAKGSEDAAQFAASLMRVHKSYPPQVSRNMMNLLGSHDTPRFLTECGGDRDLAKLGAAIQFTWIGEPSIYYGDELGMEGGKDPDNRYGMDWKSATQDNDMLRFYKKLIQVRKTTNAFSTGDAEFIETSGQTGAFARVGEKDAAVVAFNRSDQAQTISINVPPSVQKLAKKGLFDAFTGTAYKAPARPIEIKVKPKSFAILVSRSFSNTSLSHGPSAKRDSVQRRANLNTRSQTKS; the protein is encoded by the coding sequence ATGACGACCCTCGGCGTTCTTCTGCTGGCTCAAGCGCTAGGCACGGTGCGCCATCACTTCGTCTTGGTTTCGGATAAGCCTGCAAAGTCAGTCTCGTTGGCGGGGACTTTTAATAGCTGGAACAAAGATGCGACTCCGATGAAAGCGGAAGCAGACGGCCGAACCTGGTCAGTGGACCTTGACCTCAAGTACGGTCGGTACTACTATAAGTTCGTGCGGGACGGCGAGGAATGGCTGACCGACCCTAAGGCGGCCAAGAACGAAGACGACGGCAACGGCAATATCAATTCGCTGCTCATGATCGTGCCGCCCGACTTCTCGAATCCGGCTAAGCGGGGCGATGGCATGATCGCGAGCTCCGCCCTCGCAACCAGCGCCAGCCTTCCTTACTTTAATGTCGATGGCGAAACCGCCTCGGTCCTGTTGCGCACTAGACTCGGCGACATCAAGACGGTGACCGCCGAGATTAACAACAAGCGGATTGCCACCACAATCGACCACGCCGATGACGTTTACGAGTACCACCGAGCCGACTTTCCGTGGAATCGTAAAAAAGACCTCTCGATTTCTTTCGTCTGCAATGACGGAAAGGCGAACGAGGTCTTTCCCTCAAAGCCCATCCGCGTGGTGGCAAAGACTTACAGACCATTCGAAGTGCCTGTGTGGGTTGAGGGGTCGGTCATCTATCAAATCTTTCCGGATCGATTTGAAAATGGTGACCGGTCCAATGACCCCAAGGATGTGATGCCCTGGGATGCGAAGCCGACTTGGTACAACCGCTTCGGTGGTGATGTTGCCGGCGTCGAAAAGCGGATGGGATACCTGAAGGACCTTGGCATTACCGCTATCTACTTTAACCCGATCTTCAAGTCGCCTTCAAACCACCGCTACGAGGCCGACGACTATATGGTGGTCGATCCTCAGTTCGGAACGAATGCCGAGTTCAAGAAGCTCACGAGCGACCTGAAGCGAAACGGCATTTCGACGATTCTCGACTTCGCCTTCAACCACACTTCACCGGGAACCAAGATGTTCCAGGACCTCGTCAAGAATGGCGCGAACAGCCCCTACAAGAATTGGTATTTCCCTAAGTCGTTCCCGATCAAGGTGGGCGAGAATCCCAATTACGAGGCGTGGTACGGCTTCCCCTCGATGCCGAAGCTGAACACCGTTAACCCCGCCACTCGCGACTACCTGCTAAGCGTCTGCAAGTACTGGATTCAGGACGTCGGCATCCGAGGCATGCGCCTAGACGTTGCCAACGAAGTCGACATGAACTTCTGGCGGGTGATGCGGCCATACGTGAAATCGCTCAACCCGACTGAATGGATCGTGGGAGAGATTTGGGGTGACGGCAATCCTTGGCTTCAAGGCGACCAATTTGATTCCGTCATGAACTACCAGTTCCGCGATGCGGCGATTCGCTTCGTGGCGAAGGGCTCCGAGGACGCCGCCCAGTTCGCCGCATCGCTGATGCGCGTTCACAAGAGCTATCCGCCTCAAGTGAGCCGCAACATGATGAACCTACTCGGCTCGCACGACACGCCGCGCTTTCTCACCGAGTGCGGCGGCGACCGGGACCTGGCGAAGCTCGGCGCGGCGATCCAGTTTACGTGGATCGGCGAGCCGTCGATCTATTACGGGGACGAACTTGGCATGGAAGGCGGCAAGGACCCCGACAACCGGTACGGCATGGATTGGAAGAGCGCGACCCAGGACAACGATATGCTCCGCTTCTATAAGAAGCTGATCCAGGTTCGCAAGACGACCAATGCCTTTTCGACCGGCGATGCCGAGTTCATCGAAACTAGTGGCCAAACCGGCGCTTTCGCCCGCGTCGGTGAGAAGGATGCGGCCGTGGTTGCCTTCAACCGCTCCGATCAGGCGCAAACGATTTCAATCAACGTCCCACCGTCAGTGCAAAAACTGGCGAAGAAGGGGCTTTTCGACGCATTCACGGGGACAGCCTACAAGGCACCCGCCCGACCAATCGAAATTAAGGTGAAGCCGAAATCCTTCGCGATTTTGGTCAGCCGTTCATTTAGCAATACATCGCTCTCGCATGGGCCTTCGGCCAAGCGGGATTCGGTTCAACGCCGAGCGAATCTTAATACTAGGAGCCAAACAAAATCATGA
- a CDS encoding LacI family DNA-binding transcriptional regulator, whose amino-acid sequence MNWEELEPMRVTQRDIARLANVSQATVSRVLSGDDRVESDIRDRVSKVIREQNYQPDVRAQSLRNRRTGMIGLVIKRPQGGIMNDPFYANLIASIVEQLAETEFHLCVDSAVDNEKHLSLYDEMLRSRRVDGLILVESEASDDRILKLQRDKFPFVLIGNPLHAAEVHSVDNDNVHASEQLTRHLIEQGYHRIAFLGAKTGITVSDDRIAGYQRALRGAQDEHLIFHSDFGSEAARETAREILSMANRPDAIVVLDDFMALGVSAASREFKLSVPRDLGIASFNDSSLCEVVNGGLTSVNLNIPEIVRLSVSQLLDIIDNRATSGPRRILVPSSLSIRNSSKKSEVML is encoded by the coding sequence ATGAACTGGGAAGAGTTGGAGCCAATGAGGGTTACACAACGAGATATTGCGCGGTTGGCAAATGTTTCGCAGGCGACGGTGTCGCGTGTGCTCTCCGGCGATGATCGTGTCGAATCCGACATCCGCGACCGAGTCTCCAAGGTCATTCGCGAACAGAACTATCAGCCCGATGTTCGCGCCCAGTCGCTCCGCAATCGCCGCACCGGCATGATCGGTTTGGTCATCAAGCGGCCCCAGGGCGGCATCATGAACGACCCGTTCTACGCCAACCTCATTGCCTCGATCGTCGAGCAGTTGGCCGAGACCGAATTTCACCTGTGCGTCGATAGCGCCGTCGATAACGAAAAGCACCTTTCGCTCTATGACGAAATGCTTCGATCTCGCCGCGTGGACGGCCTGATTCTGGTCGAATCGGAGGCTTCGGATGACCGAATCCTCAAGCTGCAACGTGACAAGTTTCCTTTTGTGCTTATCGGCAATCCGCTCCATGCCGCCGAGGTTCATTCAGTCGATAACGACAATGTGCACGCCTCCGAGCAATTGACTCGGCATTTGATCGAACAGGGCTATCATCGCATCGCTTTTCTCGGCGCGAAAACGGGAATCACGGTGAGCGATGACCGCATCGCGGGTTACCAGCGCGCGCTACGGGGGGCTCAGGACGAGCACCTCATTTTCCATTCCGATTTCGGAAGCGAGGCGGCCCGAGAGACGGCACGGGAAATCCTTTCGATGGCGAATCGGCCCGATGCGATTGTCGTGCTCGACGACTTTATGGCGCTCGGGGTATCGGCGGCTTCCCGCGAATTCAAGCTGTCGGTCCCCCGAGACTTGGGAATCGCGTCGTTCAACGATTCCAGCCTCTGCGAAGTTGTTAACGGCGGACTGACCAGCGTCAATTTGAACATTCCCGAGATCGTTCGTCTCTCGGTTAGCCAACTTCTCGACATCATCGACAACCGCGCGACCAGCGGCCCGCGCCGAATCCTGGTGCCCAGTAGTCTCAGCATCCGCAATAGCTCCAAGAAGAGTGAGGTGATGCTATGA
- a CDS encoding GAF domain-containing protein, which translates to MTDLEHRQLLQIVAGARGEDDMLDDLAEFAARVVKADSCDILFRDAQDGLVLRASSIVPELVNRLKLGRGVGLSGEALVASEAKYVSNKAFAHSSYAKYPGLSEKESCAVAAIPMRHVDGSTFGVMIFRRRTPWRFSAKEKEKLNDVAQLMALGYKSYRAGYQIGTQSNRLGALSEVSKTISTSPYIDEVLQLLVNLTAQQFNYRVCTVRLLDEERQELVLRATQATAKAYQRKRGIKLGESIAGRTLEENRPVIVRDVQVDSDYIGHDLAVEQGLRSMICIPLTIQDKPVGVLSCYTGEVRDFTSDEISALETLAQQAALAIEHAKLQVRDTLMQEVHHRVKNNLQQVAALLRLQLKTASYKTLEEALNDVLTRILAISAVHDLLSRDDLDHVGIRSIAESLVHHQQSSLILPNKNVSFLVRGDDFRLNMNQATQVALLMNELISNAVEHGFDTTNDGEIHITVETQENTVCLWVSNNGDQLPPDFDPTKTNSLGLQIVENLARAMNGTFKISDVLGWTVSEVKFPKVTGE; encoded by the coding sequence ATGACGGACCTCGAGCACAGACAACTTTTGCAGATCGTGGCCGGGGCTCGCGGCGAGGACGACATGCTGGACGATCTGGCCGAGTTCGCCGCGCGGGTGGTTAAGGCCGACTCGTGCGACATTTTGTTCCGCGACGCACAAGACGGCTTGGTCCTCCGGGCGAGTTCGATTGTGCCCGAGTTGGTGAACCGTCTTAAGTTGGGCCGAGGCGTCGGACTTTCGGGCGAGGCGCTCGTCGCCAGCGAGGCCAAATACGTATCCAACAAAGCGTTTGCCCACTCCAGCTACGCCAAGTATCCGGGCCTATCGGAAAAGGAATCGTGCGCGGTGGCGGCGATCCCGATGCGGCATGTGGACGGCAGTACCTTCGGCGTCATGATCTTCCGTCGCCGGACGCCTTGGCGCTTTTCAGCTAAGGAAAAGGAAAAGCTCAACGATGTGGCCCAACTGATGGCGCTCGGCTACAAGTCGTACCGCGCCGGGTACCAGATCGGTACGCAATCGAACCGCCTTGGCGCACTGAGTGAGGTGTCGAAAACAATCTCGACGTCGCCGTATATCGATGAGGTTCTTCAGCTTTTGGTCAACCTGACCGCCCAGCAGTTCAACTACCGAGTCTGCACGGTCCGTCTCCTCGACGAGGAGCGGCAGGAGTTGGTTCTGCGCGCCACGCAGGCCACGGCTAAGGCCTACCAGCGTAAGCGGGGCATCAAGCTGGGCGAGTCGATCGCCGGGCGGACGCTCGAAGAAAACCGGCCCGTCATCGTGCGGGACGTGCAGGTGGACTCTGATTATATTGGCCACGATCTCGCCGTCGAGCAAGGTCTGCGGAGCATGATCTGCATTCCGCTCACGATTCAGGACAAGCCGGTGGGCGTGCTTTCGTGTTACACGGGCGAGGTTCGCGACTTCACCTCCGACGAAATTTCAGCCCTGGAGACGCTGGCCCAGCAGGCCGCGCTCGCTATCGAGCACGCCAAGCTTCAGGTGCGCGACACTCTGATGCAGGAGGTCCACCACCGAGTGAAAAACAACCTCCAACAGGTGGCGGCGCTTTTGCGGCTTCAGCTCAAAACCGCCAGCTATAAGACGCTGGAAGAGGCGCTCAACGATGTTCTCACCCGGATTCTGGCCATCTCGGCCGTGCACGACCTGCTCAGCCGAGACGACCTGGACCACGTCGGAATTCGGTCCATCGCCGAGTCGCTGGTTCACCACCAGCAAAGCTCGCTGATCTTGCCCAACAAGAACGTATCGTTCTTGGTTCGGGGCGACGATTTCCGCCTGAACATGAACCAGGCCACGCAGGTCGCCCTGCTGATGAACGAGTTGATTTCGAACGCGGTCGAGCATGGCTTCGATACGACCAACGACGGCGAAATCCATATCACGGTCGAGACTCAGGAGAACACCGTTTGCCTGTGGGTCTCCAACAACGGCGACCAACTGCCGCCGGACTTCGACCCGACTAAGACGAATAGCCTTGGCCTGCAGATTGTGGAGAACCTTGCGCGGGCGATGAACGGGACGTTCAAGATCAGCGACGTGCTGGGCTGGACCGTCAGCGAAGTGAAGTTTCCGAAAGTCACCGGCGAGTAG
- a CDS encoding response regulator, whose translation MEQASRTRKRILVADDEPFLLRLTAIQFQNLGFEVVTANDGREALSILATQKIFGCILDVMMPYVDGLEVLRTIRNDQTKERMPVIMLSVKTEDEDVHKAYSYGADMYLTKPFGPDDIKTCAELISQYSF comes from the coding sequence ATGGAGCAGGCAAGCCGAACCAGAAAACGGATTCTCGTCGCCGACGACGAGCCGTTTCTGCTGCGCCTGACTGCCATCCAATTCCAGAACCTTGGGTTCGAAGTTGTCACCGCCAACGACGGTAGGGAAGCGCTCAGCATCCTCGCCACGCAAAAGATCTTTGGCTGCATTCTCGACGTCATGATGCCCTACGTCGACGGCCTGGAAGTCCTGAGGACGATCCGCAACGATCAGACCAAGGAGAGGATGCCCGTCATCATGCTTTCGGTTAAGACTGAGGACGAGGACGTACACAAAGCCTACAGCTACGGAGCCGATATGTACCTAACGAAACCCTTTGGCCCGGACGATATTAAAACTTGTGCTGAGTTAATTTCTCAGTATTCTTTCTAA